The following are encoded together in the Pyramidobacter piscolens W5455 genome:
- the lpdA gene encoding dihydrolipoyl dehydrogenase: MAQSITMPKLGLTMTEGTISKWNKAEGDAVAVGEVLFVVSTDKLTYEYQSEVSGVLLKIEVPENCSIAVGGEVALVGEAGEVVSSRSAPPRTSDGKETSVAPAAVSSAASSAGKKKVVVIGGGPGGYVCAIRLAQLGADVTLVERERVGGTCLNVGCIPTKALVKSAELYGEMKHGADFGVLCSGLRVDWAAVQNRKNAVVEQLVDGVSGLLTANKVAVVSGEAHFLSSSAVEVSGRTIQADAFVIAAGSAPVIPAIPGIESEGIVTSTEALSFAKLPEKLLIVGGGVIGMEFACLYATLGVDVTVVEMMPAILPPADEEMGVIVRKRMEALGVKIHTSCKVTGFDSISSGVMTHVLDSLGRELQFSSDKVLLSIGRRADTAALNLDAAGVKAERGRIAVNKKMETSVRNIYAIGDCCSPIMLAHVASAEGEVAAENIMGASCDMDYKTVPSCVYTLPEMAWVGMTEKAAVETGRKIKVGRFPLIGNGKSLIMNETDGMVKIIADEKYGEILGVHIVGPHATDLIVEGALALRLEATADEIISTVHAHPTVGEALAEATLDLQGRAIHLPPQA, from the coding sequence ATGGCTCAATCCATCACCATGCCTAAGCTTGGCCTGACGATGACCGAAGGCACCATTTCAAAATGGAACAAGGCTGAAGGCGACGCTGTTGCCGTCGGCGAAGTTCTTTTCGTCGTGTCCACCGATAAGCTGACCTATGAATATCAGTCGGAGGTCTCCGGGGTGCTTCTTAAAATTGAGGTGCCCGAGAACTGCAGCATTGCGGTGGGTGGGGAAGTTGCGCTTGTCGGCGAGGCCGGCGAGGTCGTCTCTTCGAGGTCTGCGCCGCCGCGGACTTCAGACGGGAAAGAGACGTCCGTGGCCCCGGCCGCGGTCTCCTCTGCAGCGTCTTCCGCCGGCAAGAAAAAAGTCGTCGTCATCGGCGGGGGCCCCGGCGGTTATGTCTGCGCCATCCGTTTGGCGCAGCTTGGGGCCGACGTCACACTCGTGGAGAGGGAGAGAGTGGGCGGCACTTGTCTCAACGTGGGGTGCATTCCCACCAAGGCTCTCGTCAAATCGGCCGAACTCTACGGCGAGATGAAACACGGGGCGGATTTCGGCGTCCTGTGCAGCGGCCTTCGCGTGGATTGGGCTGCCGTTCAGAATCGAAAAAACGCGGTCGTCGAGCAGCTTGTAGATGGGGTGTCAGGGCTTCTGACCGCCAATAAAGTTGCCGTCGTCTCCGGCGAAGCTCATTTTCTCTCTTCCTCCGCCGTCGAAGTGTCGGGCAGGACCATCCAGGCCGATGCCTTTGTGATTGCCGCCGGCTCGGCTCCCGTGATTCCTGCAATTCCGGGAATCGAGTCTGAGGGCATCGTGACGAGTACCGAAGCCCTTTCCTTCGCGAAACTGCCTGAAAAGCTCCTTATCGTGGGCGGAGGCGTGATCGGCATGGAGTTTGCCTGCTTGTACGCGACTCTGGGCGTGGATGTGACCGTCGTCGAGATGATGCCGGCAATTCTTCCCCCTGCCGACGAGGAAATGGGAGTCATCGTCCGCAAGCGCATGGAAGCCCTTGGGGTGAAAATCCATACGAGCTGTAAGGTGACTGGTTTTGACTCCATTTCGAGCGGCGTGATGACCCATGTGCTCGATTCTCTGGGCAGAGAGCTGCAGTTCAGCTCCGACAAGGTTCTTCTTTCCATCGGCAGGCGCGCCGACACGGCAGCTCTGAACCTTGATGCCGCGGGAGTGAAGGCCGAGCGCGGCCGCATCGCCGTTAATAAAAAGATGGAAACTTCCGTCAGGAACATTTACGCCATCGGCGACTGCTGCTCGCCCATCATGCTGGCGCATGTGGCTTCCGCGGAGGGGGAGGTCGCGGCGGAAAATATCATGGGGGCCTCCTGTGATATGGACTATAAGACCGTCCCATCCTGCGTCTATACTCTTCCTGAAATGGCCTGGGTGGGCATGACCGAGAAGGCTGCTGTTGAAACGGGACGCAAGATCAAAGTCGGGAGGTTCCCCCTGATAGGGAACGGCAAAAGTCTGATCATGAACGAAACCGATGGCATGGTCAAGATCATCGCCGATGAGAAATATGGCGAAATCCTCGGCGTTCACATCGTCGGCCCCCATGCTACGGATCTGATCGTCGAAGGTGCCCTGGCGCTCAGACTTGAGGCGACTGCGGACGAGATCATTTCTACCGTTCACGCCCATCCCACGGTGGGCGAAGCGCTCGCCGAAGCGACGCTGGATCTGCAGGGCAGAGCCATACACTTGCCGCCACAGGCATAG
- a CDS encoding lipoate--protein ligase yields MNFTYVLNDNHDPRRNLALEESLFLKAQSDKEGFLMLWSNDPTVVVGRFQNTAEEVNRKFTQERNVFVVRRITGGGAVYHDRGNLNYTVILPTEDAATLDIHSFSIPLLGYLASLGVRAERTGRNDVTLEGRKFSGVAQHSGGGVVLHHGTILFDSRLEDVVDSLRVDPEKFQSKGLKSVRSRVTNLLPCLKNPVAMEEFQSGFADELISFYRAETVRTPSNDEAEKAEELFAQKYSRWDWNWGASPEFDFTDKRRFPGGTVQFCLSVMDGVVENCRFYGDFFSYLGTEKVELLLQGRPYPFEGLEKILPDELLKGSFIGVAPSQLRAFLSE; encoded by the coding sequence ATGAATTTCACCTATGTATTGAACGACAATCACGATCCCCGGCGCAATCTGGCCTTGGAGGAAAGCCTTTTTCTAAAGGCGCAGAGCGACAAGGAAGGTTTTCTGATGCTCTGGAGCAACGATCCCACGGTGGTGGTGGGGCGTTTTCAAAATACGGCCGAAGAGGTGAACCGGAAATTCACCCAGGAACGGAATGTCTTCGTGGTGCGCCGTATTACGGGCGGCGGAGCCGTTTACCACGACAGGGGAAATCTGAATTACACAGTCATTCTTCCCACCGAAGACGCGGCTACGCTGGACATCCATTCTTTCTCGATACCTTTGCTTGGTTATCTTGCGTCGCTGGGAGTCAGGGCAGAGCGTACGGGCCGAAATGACGTGACCCTCGAAGGACGCAAATTCTCCGGCGTGGCGCAGCATTCAGGCGGCGGCGTGGTGCTCCATCACGGCACGATCCTCTTTGATTCTCGGCTGGAGGACGTCGTGGACTCCTTGAGAGTGGATCCTGAAAAATTTCAGTCCAAGGGCTTGAAATCCGTACGCAGCCGCGTGACGAACCTTTTGCCCTGTCTGAAAAACCCCGTTGCCATGGAAGAATTTCAGTCAGGCTTTGCCGACGAGCTGATTTCCTTTTATCGGGCTGAAACGGTCAGAACGCCTTCGAACGACGAAGCAGAGAAAGCGGAAGAGCTTTTCGCTCAAAAATACTCCCGTTGGGACTGGAACTGGGGGGCTTCTCCGGAGTTCGATTTTACGGACAAGCGGCGTTTTCCCGGCGGAACCGTGCAGTTCTGTCTGTCGGTGATGGACGGCGTCGTGGAGAACTGCCGTTTTTACGGCGACTTTTTCAGCTATCTTGGCACGGAAAAAGTGGAGCTGCTTTTACAAGGGCGTCCCTATCCTTTTGAGGGGCTTGAGAAGATTCTACCCGACGAACTCCTCAAAGGCAGCTTTATCGGCGTTGCCCCCTCTCAGCTTCGGGCTTTTCTCTCTGAATGA
- a CDS encoding GDSL-type esterase/lipase family protein: MRVYCLGDSTTYGFGVSRREAWPALVGAATGHEMINGGVNGDATSGMLARFCVDVPRLKPNVAVLMGGCNDIFLTGSDSTARCNMGSLVQQALSLAIIPVIGFPVPFEPSLVRDDWSLLTDFRSAAEILRQYVAWLRRYAEVFRVPFVDFWGLFAQMPDPRRTSFYLDGLHLTAQGHKMMAHLMAEELKKLV, translated from the coding sequence ATGCGCGTATATTGTCTTGGAGACAGCACGACCTACGGCTTCGGAGTTTCCCGCCGCGAAGCCTGGCCTGCCCTTGTCGGCGCGGCGACCGGTCATGAGATGATCAACGGAGGGGTCAACGGCGACGCCACGTCGGGCATGCTTGCGAGGTTTTGCGTCGACGTTCCCCGGCTCAAACCGAACGTCGCTGTTCTTATGGGAGGCTGCAACGACATTTTCCTGACGGGAAGCGACAGCACGGCGCGGTGCAATATGGGGTCGTTGGTCCAGCAGGCATTATCCCTCGCGATCATCCCCGTAATCGGCTTTCCTGTTCCTTTCGAGCCCAGCTTGGTACGGGACGACTGGTCTCTTCTGACGGATTTCCGTTCAGCCGCAGAGATCCTGCGCCAATATGTCGCATGGCTGCGCCGTTACGCCGAAGTTTTTCGGGTGCCCTTCGTGGATTTCTGGGGGCTGTTCGCGCAAATGCCAGATCCTCGGAGAACTTCATTCTACCTCGACGGCCTCCATCTGACCGCCCAGGGACATAAAATGATGGCCCATCTGATGGCCGAGGAGCTGAAAAAACTGGTCTGA
- a CDS encoding 1-phosphofructokinase family hexose kinase gives MIDAGSLRGRIDGEPTTCRENPVAQACSFAAWSGERALRLRFTLLVKIRMNSLYKFSRGFLNNGGMTMIVTVTLNPSVDEEYLLDEIVLGSWSRANATLRMPGGRGVNVALMLTQLGYSAVAMGFLAGFNGEYIRDALRRANVTTNFVHIQGETRTNVYLSLKNPDEGTSIYEKGPRVDDEARKRFLMNYKRMINRASAVVIGGSLPAGMPKETYKELSLMAKEAGLPVYIDAYGSPFLMALETQPRMAKVPDTQIEHLAGRPVDSLEAYVAAAHKVHEMGIPWGVVSYQVYGDVFATSHGTYLAKMTRDKSQAFLFTARDALVTGMVIADAEGMGTEDSIRFAMACAIESSTHVDKNIKGRASIEPYIDKVTLEKLD, from the coding sequence GTGATTGATGCCGGTTCTTTGAGAGGACGGATTGACGGCGAGCCGACGACATGCCGGGAGAATCCAGTCGCTCAAGCGTGCTCGTTTGCTGCATGGTCTGGAGAGCGCGCTTTGCGGCTGCGATTCACTCTTTTGGTCAAGATCAGGATGAATTCCCTGTATAAGTTTTCACGTGGCTTTCTAAATAATGGAGGAATGACGATGATAGTGACTGTAACGTTGAACCCTTCGGTGGATGAAGAGTATTTGCTTGACGAGATCGTTTTGGGCAGCTGGTCCCGGGCGAATGCTACCCTCAGGATGCCGGGAGGGCGAGGCGTCAACGTGGCTCTGATGCTGACGCAACTGGGGTACAGTGCCGTGGCAATGGGGTTCCTGGCCGGCTTCAACGGTGAATACATTCGCGACGCGCTGCGCCGGGCAAATGTGACGACGAATTTTGTGCATATTCAGGGAGAGACGCGTACGAATGTTTATCTTTCCCTGAAAAATCCCGACGAGGGAACGAGTATTTACGAAAAAGGCCCCCGGGTTGACGATGAGGCGCGCAAAAGGTTTCTCATGAATTACAAGCGCATGATCAACAGAGCGTCGGCGGTCGTCATCGGCGGCTCCCTCCCGGCGGGAATGCCGAAAGAAACCTATAAGGAACTTTCGCTGATGGCCAAGGAAGCCGGCTTGCCGGTGTATATCGACGCCTATGGTTCCCCGTTTCTGATGGCTCTGGAGACGCAGCCCCGCATGGCGAAAGTTCCCGATACGCAGATCGAGCATCTGGCGGGCAGGCCGGTGGACTCTCTTGAGGCTTACGTGGCGGCCGCGCATAAAGTCCACGAGATGGGGATCCCCTGGGGCGTGGTCTCGTATCAGGTTTACGGCGATGTCTTCGCCACTTCCCATGGGACTTATCTCGCGAAGATGACACGGGACAAAAGCCAAGCCTTTTTGTTTACAGCGCGGGACGCTCTCGTCACCGGGATGGTGATTGCGGATGCCGAAGGGATGGGCACGGAAGATTCGATTCGCTTTGCCATGGCGTGCGCGATCGAGAGCTCTACCCATGTGGACAAAAACATCAAAGGGCGTGCGTCGATAGAGCCGTATATTGATAAAGTTACGCTGGAAAAGCTGGATTAA
- a CDS encoding M48 family metallopeptidase yields MEFVEDPLVTARVRGIFNRLTPWVKRPLPYNVHVVKEKSPNAFCIPGGNIYVTTGLIDFVRSDAELAFVMAHELSHADGKHGIIQMERNQKLSLAALAIAVASRGAGAAMVLSNVAAVAVSNAYSRDLEQEADLGAVTIAENAGYELSAGVTVMESLAAEELKQPWVDPGVYRDHPKISERIHYIASAVESRGHKIQRKDVLKLLIPRLGEEGGRLLLRVDDTVIVQAPASSESRQIFEGARMVLQRALQIETPVYDIRVDEAGGRPSAVYIGVSCVLREPLPKGADSLGHVRLQLVKALTEARKKHPMANYNL; encoded by the coding sequence ATGGAATTTGTTGAAGATCCTCTTGTGACTGCTCGCGTGAGAGGCATTTTTAATCGTTTGACGCCTTGGGTGAAACGCCCGCTTCCATATAATGTCCATGTCGTGAAAGAAAAATCGCCGAACGCGTTCTGTATCCCCGGCGGCAACATCTATGTCACAACCGGTCTGATAGATTTCGTCAGGTCCGATGCAGAGCTCGCTTTTGTCATGGCCCACGAGTTGAGTCACGCCGACGGGAAACACGGAATCATCCAGATGGAACGGAACCAGAAGCTTTCGCTTGCGGCTCTGGCGATCGCCGTCGCTTCGCGGGGAGCGGGCGCCGCGATGGTCCTTTCCAACGTAGCGGCCGTTGCCGTTTCGAATGCTTACAGCCGGGACCTTGAACAGGAAGCTGACCTCGGCGCGGTGACCATCGCCGAAAATGCGGGATATGAACTGTCCGCCGGCGTCACGGTCATGGAAAGTCTTGCTGCGGAAGAGCTGAAGCAGCCATGGGTTGATCCCGGCGTTTATCGCGACCATCCCAAAATATCGGAACGCATCCATTACATCGCCAGCGCTGTCGAAAGCAGAGGGCATAAAATTCAGCGCAAAGACGTCCTCAAACTGCTGATTCCTCGGCTCGGCGAGGAGGGAGGCCGGCTTTTGCTGAGAGTTGACGATACGGTGATCGTGCAGGCCCCGGCCTCTTCCGAATCCAGACAGATCTTTGAGGGAGCGCGGATGGTTCTGCAGCGCGCTCTGCAAATAGAAACTCCCGTGTACGATATTCGCGTCGACGAGGCCGGCGGCCGTCCATCGGCGGTCTATATCGGAGTGAGCTGCGTTTTACGGGAGCCCTTGCCCAAAGGAGCAGATTCTTTGGGGCACGTTCGTTTACAGCTTGTAAAAGCTTTGACGGAAGCGAGAAAGAAGCATCCGATGGCGAATTACAACCTGTAA
- the dnaX gene encoding DNA polymerase III subunit gamma/tau, translating into MYISLYRRYRPQKFSDVVGQSAAIGVITRAIESGAIGHAYLFSGPRGCGKTTVARLFAKAVNCPSKTGAEPCNECETCRAIREGSCLDVIEIDGASNNSVDEIRNLKEHVALASFTCPYKVYIIDEVHMLSISAFNALLKTLEEPPERVIFVLATTAPHKVPVTIRSRCQHIPFHGMTLEQIVNRLKQVSEAERIDARDEALWEIARNSEGGMRDALSLMEQAIALGAGSVTRETVDKLLGGGSSSSIRQWLSGSHATPENSLPILEGLFRSGAEPERFLSVLFACVRNLWLQKRWGEKILRALALSEEERQWLAQEKDFLSLPHLEELMARIASLLPQVRRGLSIDVLCGLLVSWTLKSAVSEVSLPDVETAASATNVSPEGRAARIRSGARDTGAPASAPVRSRLPESAPSAAQKAQTAPETEMPPREQAARAESGASPSAAEVPSAETVGSLAPLHSDVKDALLSALGKQPNVAVPLCLADIVYDRERQELGILLNEDDVQAYETLNSERMAKAAQSVLHLNDLEIQSIKLQCGSRVERFDHLDAERAPENTPLQLALAEDQPGKDSPYAGFLRRDAEAAAPERLEKRNARADKNATATPSKNSSLADYLRGTFMEGDLLYCRPHESTDDAPDENDS; encoded by the coding sequence GTGTATATATCCCTCTACAGGCGGTACAGACCGCAAAAGTTCTCCGACGTCGTCGGCCAGTCCGCGGCAATTGGCGTGATCACACGTGCTATTGAAAGCGGCGCGATAGGTCATGCCTATCTTTTTTCCGGCCCGAGAGGCTGTGGAAAGACCACCGTTGCGCGTCTCTTTGCAAAAGCGGTAAACTGCCCGTCCAAAACGGGAGCCGAACCTTGCAATGAATGTGAAACGTGCCGGGCCATCCGCGAGGGAAGTTGTCTTGACGTCATTGAGATAGACGGCGCTTCCAACAACAGCGTCGACGAGATTCGCAATCTCAAAGAACACGTCGCTCTGGCGTCGTTCACCTGTCCGTATAAAGTTTACATCATCGACGAAGTCCACATGCTGTCGATCAGCGCGTTCAACGCGCTTTTGAAAACGCTCGAAGAGCCCCCTGAACGCGTGATATTCGTTCTGGCAACGACCGCTCCCCACAAAGTGCCCGTGACAATTCGCTCGCGCTGCCAGCATATTCCGTTCCACGGCATGACTTTGGAGCAGATCGTCAATCGTTTGAAGCAGGTCTCGGAAGCGGAGCGTATCGATGCCCGGGATGAAGCGCTGTGGGAGATCGCCCGCAATTCGGAAGGCGGCATGCGCGATGCGCTGTCCCTGATGGAACAGGCGATCGCTTTGGGCGCCGGCAGCGTGACGCGGGAGACGGTGGATAAGCTTTTGGGGGGCGGCAGTTCGTCTTCGATTCGTCAATGGCTGTCCGGCAGTCATGCAACGCCGGAGAATTCGCTCCCCATTTTGGAAGGTCTCTTTCGTTCGGGCGCGGAGCCCGAACGTTTCCTGTCGGTGCTGTTTGCGTGCGTGCGGAATCTATGGCTGCAAAAGCGCTGGGGAGAGAAGATCCTGCGCGCACTGGCGCTTTCGGAAGAAGAGCGTCAATGGCTGGCGCAGGAGAAAGATTTTCTGTCTTTGCCGCACCTTGAAGAATTAATGGCGCGGATTGCTTCTCTCTTGCCTCAGGTCCGACGCGGACTTTCGATCGATGTGCTGTGCGGGCTGTTGGTCAGCTGGACTCTGAAGAGCGCCGTTTCTGAAGTGTCGTTGCCGGACGTAGAGACGGCCGCGTCGGCGACCAATGTCTCTCCTGAGGGACGCGCGGCGCGGATTCGAAGCGGCGCGCGCGATACGGGTGCGCCCGCGTCCGCTCCGGTACGGAGCCGTCTACCGGAGAGCGCGCCTTCGGCAGCGCAGAAGGCGCAAACCGCTCCTGAAACGGAAATGCCGCCTCGCGAACAAGCTGCCCGCGCTGAGAGCGGCGCTTCCCCTTCTGCGGCGGAAGTTCCTTCTGCGGAGACCGTCGGCAGTTTGGCTCCTCTTCACAGCGATGTGAAAGACGCTCTTCTTTCTGCCTTGGGAAAGCAGCCCAACGTCGCGGTGCCCTTATGCCTTGCGGATATCGTTTATGATCGGGAGAGGCAGGAATTGGGCATCCTGTTGAACGAAGACGACGTTCAGGCATACGAGACGCTGAACAGCGAGCGCATGGCCAAAGCGGCTCAGTCGGTCCTGCACCTGAACGATCTGGAGATTCAGTCCATAAAACTCCAATGTGGAAGCCGCGTTGAGCGTTTTGATCATCTCGACGCGGAACGTGCTCCCGAGAACACGCCTCTGCAGCTGGCGCTCGCGGAGGATCAGCCCGGGAAGGACTCGCCGTATGCGGGTTTTCTGCGCCGTGACGCGGAAGCGGCCGCTCCGGAGCGTCTTGAGAAAAGAAACGCTCGTGCCGATAAAAACGCAACCGCTACTCCTTCAAAAAACAGCTCGCTCGCAGATTATCTGCGGGGAACCTTCATGGAAGGGGATCTGTTGTATTGCCGCCCCCACGAAAGTACTGACGACGCCCCCGACGAGAATGATTCCTGA
- the dnaE gene encoding DNA polymerase III subunit alpha has translation MSAEKNFVHLHVHTEYSLLDGAIRCADLAKRCAEWGMPAVAMTDHGVMYGAVEFYQQCKSAGVKPIIGCEMYVSPDGIDNKEKKYNHLLLLAENDEGYHNLIKLVSIANTRGFYYKPRVDHQLLAQYSKGLICSSACLAGEIPRFLLEGDEKGALERAQMYRDIFGAESFFLEIMPNQLPEQVAVNKMIIEMARKNNFPLLATNDAHYLNSSDYDWHELLLCVGTKKVITDPGRMSFRVNDFYFRSAQEMWGYFGSEAPDSLENTLRIAERCHFDFALNTGDYLLPKFEIPEGMTLDTYLEKMARSGLKERLGVEVIPDEYENRLSYELGIIKQMKFPGYFLIIADVIGACKSHGIPIGPGRGSAAGSLVAYSMKITELDPIRFGLIFERFLNPERVSMPDIDTDVSDKGRDRLIKYVVDKYGVENVSQIITFGRMKSKQAIKDVGRAMGMPYADVNKVANLVPDGAKSIKEAVEQTPDLQDLEKSDSQISKLLTSASSMEGLARHCSQHAAGVVITPKPLTDLVPVRQIEEGQVATQFSMDPVASLGLVKMDFLGLQTLSILEEAVANVKRNGTTLGDLNRLPLDDPEVYRLLQNADTLGIFQLESSGMRRLIKKMQPDRFADLVAILALYRPGPLESGMVDQYVNCKHGEEVHYLHPLLEPVLNETYGVVLYQEQVMKCASTLAGYTLGGADLLRRAMGKKKKSVMDEHRSIFINGAAKNGIDAEKGAEIFDIIEKFAGYGFNKSHSAAYALVTYQTAWLKVHYPKEFMAAYLSSKIGAKKEVMAEYVREVRASGIDVLAPDINQSYADFTATKNEIRFGLGGVTKVGEAALNSIFKAREEGGPFKGFWDFIVRVDKHSVGKAVIESLIKAGAFDSLNSNRKQLLTSLDNLFEVASRRDSQGDQGSLFGDMTSEDQPELAEVDDLNITEKLEMEKEALGMYISGHPFDGFRRLAAQKANARIADLPYWKSDTTTPTFAGLLSGWQEKMTKRGDAMGIFSIDDGEDEIKVICFPKARSGKSWLEIKPTLFEGKPYLVTGRPDDRGERTIIATDVQPLENDASDHNYVEICLSLDALREIPQKKFLTMLKEHRGRQTVILKVDDDVETAAIALPNVRVTSSRALEDDLVALFGRGEARIGASFPGDREETPVYGA, from the coding sequence ATGTCCGCAGAGAAGAATTTCGTTCATCTGCACGTACATACCGAATATAGCCTTCTCGATGGCGCCATACGCTGCGCCGACTTGGCCAAGCGCTGCGCCGAATGGGGCATGCCGGCGGTGGCCATGACCGATCATGGCGTGATGTATGGAGCCGTCGAATTTTATCAGCAGTGCAAAAGCGCGGGCGTCAAGCCGATCATCGGCTGTGAAATGTATGTCAGCCCCGATGGCATCGACAATAAAGAAAAAAAATACAACCACCTTCTGCTGCTTGCCGAGAACGATGAAGGCTATCACAACCTGATCAAACTTGTATCGATCGCCAATACGAGAGGTTTTTACTACAAGCCGCGCGTCGATCACCAGCTGCTGGCCCAATACAGCAAGGGGTTGATCTGCTCTTCGGCCTGTCTGGCGGGCGAGATTCCCCGTTTTTTGCTTGAAGGGGACGAAAAAGGGGCGCTGGAACGCGCCCAGATGTACCGCGATATTTTCGGGGCGGAGAGTTTCTTTCTGGAAATCATGCCCAACCAGCTTCCCGAACAGGTCGCAGTCAACAAAATGATCATCGAGATGGCGCGGAAGAACAACTTCCCGTTGCTTGCGACGAACGACGCCCATTATTTGAACAGCAGCGATTATGACTGGCACGAACTGCTGCTGTGCGTCGGCACGAAAAAGGTCATCACGGATCCTGGACGCATGTCCTTCAGGGTGAACGACTTCTATTTCAGATCCGCGCAGGAGATGTGGGGGTATTTCGGCAGCGAGGCTCCCGACTCTCTGGAGAACACGCTGCGGATCGCGGAGCGGTGCCATTTCGATTTTGCCCTGAACACCGGAGATTATTTGCTGCCAAAGTTCGAAATCCCGGAAGGGATGACCCTTGACACATACCTTGAAAAAATGGCCCGCAGTGGCTTGAAAGAACGTCTCGGCGTCGAAGTGATCCCCGACGAATACGAGAATCGTCTGAGTTACGAATTGGGAATCATCAAGCAGATGAAATTTCCCGGGTACTTTCTGATTATCGCGGACGTGATCGGCGCCTGCAAATCCCACGGCATCCCCATCGGGCCGGGGCGCGGCTCTGCGGCCGGGTCTTTGGTGGCCTATTCCATGAAGATCACCGAGCTGGATCCGATCAGGTTTGGCCTGATCTTCGAACGGTTCCTCAATCCCGAGCGAGTTTCCATGCCCGACATCGATACCGACGTTTCCGACAAAGGGCGCGACCGGCTGATCAAGTACGTGGTTGATAAATATGGCGTGGAGAACGTTTCGCAGATCATCACTTTTGGCCGCATGAAATCCAAGCAGGCCATCAAAGACGTCGGGCGCGCCATGGGAATGCCTTATGCAGACGTCAACAAGGTTGCCAACCTGGTACCTGACGGCGCCAAGAGCATAAAGGAAGCTGTGGAACAGACGCCGGACTTGCAGGATCTCGAAAAGAGCGATTCGCAAATATCGAAGCTGCTGACTTCCGCGAGCAGCATGGAAGGGTTGGCGCGTCATTGCTCACAGCATGCGGCGGGAGTGGTCATTACCCCCAAGCCATTGACGGATCTCGTCCCCGTGCGCCAGATCGAAGAGGGGCAGGTCGCAACCCAGTTTTCCATGGACCCCGTTGCCAGCCTCGGCCTCGTCAAAATGGATTTCCTCGGCTTGCAGACGCTGTCGATCCTTGAAGAGGCGGTCGCCAACGTCAAGCGCAACGGCACGACTCTCGGCGATCTGAACCGCCTGCCGCTTGACGATCCCGAAGTTTATCGGCTCCTGCAAAATGCGGATACTTTGGGCATATTTCAGCTTGAGTCGTCGGGGATGCGCCGCCTGATCAAGAAGATGCAGCCCGACCGCTTTGCCGATCTGGTCGCCATTTTGGCGCTGTACCGACCCGGCCCCCTGGAAAGCGGCATGGTCGATCAATATGTAAACTGCAAGCACGGCGAAGAAGTTCATTATCTGCACCCGCTGCTCGAACCGGTCCTCAACGAAACGTACGGCGTCGTGCTTTATCAGGAACAGGTCATGAAATGCGCTTCGACGCTCGCGGGCTATACGCTGGGCGGCGCAGACCTGCTGCGCCGCGCCATGGGCAAGAAGAAAAAATCCGTCATGGACGAGCACCGCAGCATCTTTATCAACGGCGCGGCCAAAAACGGCATTGATGCCGAGAAGGGCGCGGAGATCTTCGACATTATCGAGAAATTCGCCGGCTACGGGTTCAACAAGTCTCACAGCGCTGCCTATGCCCTCGTCACCTATCAGACGGCATGGCTGAAAGTGCATTACCCCAAGGAGTTCATGGCGGCGTATCTGTCCAGCAAGATCGGCGCGAAAAAGGAAGTCATGGCCGAGTACGTGCGCGAGGTTCGCGCCTCGGGCATCGACGTCCTGGCGCCGGATATCAATCAGTCTTATGCGGACTTTACGGCGACGAAGAATGAAATCCGTTTCGGCCTTGGCGGCGTGACAAAAGTCGGGGAAGCGGCCTTGAACTCGATTTTCAAAGCCAGAGAAGAAGGCGGCCCTTTCAAGGGCTTCTGGGATTTCATTGTTCGCGTCGACAAGCACAGCGTCGGCAAAGCCGTCATTGAAAGCCTGATCAAGGCCGGCGCCTTCGATAGCCTGAACTCGAACCGGAAGCAGCTTTTGACGTCGCTGGACAACCTGTTTGAAGTCGCTTCGAGGCGGGATTCGCAGGGCGATCAAGGGTCGCTCTTCGGCGATATGACGTCCGAAGACCAGCCGGAGCTCGCCGAAGTTGACGATCTGAACATAACGGAAAAGCTGGAAATGGAAAAAGAAGCGTTGGGCATGTACATCTCGGGGCACCCTTTCGATGGATTCCGCCGCTTGGCAGCGCAAAAAGCGAACGCCCGTATCGCCGACCTTCCTTATTGGAAAAGCGACACCACGACGCCGACCTTTGCGGGGCTTCTGTCGGGGTGGCAGGAAAAAATGACGAAGCGGGGAGACGCCATGGGAATCTTCAGCATTGACGACGGCGAGGACGAGATCAAGGTGATCTGTTTCCCCAAAGCGCGCAGTGGAAAGTCATGGCTTGAAATAAAGCCGACGTTGTTCGAAGGCAAGCCTTACCTTGTCACCGGGCGACCGGACGACCGCGGTGAAAGAACGATCATCGCAACGGACGTTCAACCGCTTGAAAATGACGCTTCAGATCACAATTACGTGGAGATCTGCCTGTCGTTGGACGCTTTGAGGGAGATCCCGCAGAAAAAATTCCTGACGATGCTGAAAGAACATCGCGGCCGGCAGACGGTTATTCTCAAAGTCGATGATGATGTCGAAACCGCGGCCATAGCGCTGCCGAATGTAAGAGTGACCTCGTCCAGAGCGCTTGAGGACGATCTTGTCGCGCTTTTTGGAAGAGGAGAAGCGCGGATCGGCGCTTCGTTTCCCGGCGACAGAGAGGAGACGCCAGTCTATGGAGCATAA